A part of Chitinophagaceae bacterium genomic DNA contains:
- the hemW gene encoding radical SAM family heme chaperone HemW, which produces MNGLYIHIPFCKQSCHYCDFHFSVNHALFDQMVNSICKEISLRSSYMPGNELDSVYFGGGTPSLLKKNHYKTLMSAINENFLTENLKEVTLEMNPDDVNADYMKYLFNETFINRISLGVQSFNETELVFMNRSHTAKQSRSSLDAIRKSGFNNISLDLIYGLPEHVEKNWENNITIFLKEDIPHLSAYCLSIEEKTVFGKLLKENKLIPLHDDIAFQEFVTLRNMLFNYKYEHYEISNFALKNYKAFHNSGYWKDMIYLGVGPSAHSFNSRQRSWNIASNKAYIDRLDQNKEFFTEEILDDKARFNEFIMKSLRTIEGINLLELTYNFGEHHTSDLIKKSKKYLSSDLVHISENYICLTEKGLFISDFVAADLFLDN; this is translated from the coding sequence ATGAACGGACTATATATTCACATTCCTTTTTGTAAACAATCTTGTCACTATTGTGATTTCCATTTTTCTGTCAACCATGCATTGTTTGATCAGATGGTTAACAGCATTTGTAAAGAAATTTCATTGCGTAGTTCTTACATGCCCGGTAATGAATTAGACTCTGTATATTTTGGTGGTGGAACTCCCTCCCTACTCAAAAAAAATCATTACAAAACTTTGATGAGTGCCATAAATGAAAATTTTTTAACCGAAAATTTAAAAGAAGTTACCCTGGAAATGAATCCGGATGATGTTAATGCTGATTACATGAAATACCTTTTTAATGAAACTTTCATAAATCGTATTAGCCTTGGAGTTCAGTCGTTTAATGAAACTGAATTGGTTTTTATGAATCGCAGTCATACGGCAAAACAATCCCGAAGCAGTCTGGATGCAATTAGAAAAAGCGGATTTAATAATATTAGCCTGGATCTCATTTACGGACTTCCCGAACATGTTGAAAAAAATTGGGAAAATAATATAACTATTTTTCTGAAAGAAGATATTCCACATCTTTCGGCTTACTGCCTGAGCATAGAAGAAAAAACAGTGTTCGGAAAGCTTTTAAAAGAGAACAAGTTAATTCCTTTGCATGATGACATTGCGTTTCAGGAGTTTGTTACTTTAAGAAACATGCTTTTTAATTATAAATATGAGCATTATGAAATCTCAAATTTTGCTTTAAAAAATTATAAAGCTTTTCATAACAGTGGTTACTGGAAAGACATGATATATCTGGGTGTGGGACCATCTGCTCATTCGTTTAACAGCCGTCAAAGATCTTGGAATATTGCATCCAATAAAGCATATATCGACCGATTAGATCAAAATAAGGAATTTTTTACTGAGGAAATTTTAGACGATAAAGCAAGATTTAATGAATTTATAATGAAGTCTTTACGTACAATTGAAGGAATCAATTTGCTGGAATTAACCTATAACTTTGGTGAACATCATACATCTGATTTGATAAAAAAATCTAAAAAATATTTGAGCTCAGATTTAGTTCACATTTCTGAGAATTACATTTGTTTGACAGAAAAGGGATTATTTATTTCTGATTTTGTTGCAGCTGATTTATTTCTTGATAATTAA
- the tsaB gene encoding tRNA (adenosine(37)-N6)-threonylcarbamoyltransferase complex dimerization subunit type 1 TsaB: MKEPIILHLETSTSICSVALSKGENLLAHRETNVDKSHSSIILDYINSVLQESEVPLKYLNAISCSTGPGSYTGLRIGVSTAKGLAYGLKIPVIDLPVLDTLANEMLFRYPDFKYYIPVIDARRMEVYLAVYEKERKIVDFKPMIIENKDVFNFLDSKNNIILSGYGVEKLSSVLPKESFKIETNIKPCAIYNIRIAYKKFIEKIFSDSAYLNPIYLK; encoded by the coding sequence ATGAAAGAACCAATAATTTTACATTTGGAAACTTCCACCTCTATTTGCTCTGTAGCCCTTTCTAAAGGTGAAAATTTATTAGCACATAGGGAAACAAATGTTGATAAGTCTCATAGTAGTATAATTTTGGATTATATAAATTCTGTTTTACAAGAAAGTGAAGTTCCTTTAAAATATCTTAATGCAATATCTTGCAGCACAGGACCCGGTTCTTATACCGGACTAAGAATAGGTGTATCTACTGCAAAAGGTTTAGCCTACGGCCTGAAAATTCCCGTAATAGACTTACCTGTGTTGGATACTCTTGCAAATGAAATGCTTTTTAGATATCCGGATTTTAAATATTACATTCCGGTCATTGACGCAAGAAGAATGGAAGTTTATCTTGCTGTTTATGAAAAAGAAAGAAAAATAGTTGATTTTAAACCTATGATTATTGAAAATAAAGATGTTTTTAATTTCTTAGATAGTAAAAATAATATAATTCTGTCCGGATACGGCGTTGAAAAATTATCCTCTGTCTTGCCAAAAGAAAGTTTTAAAATAGAAACCAATATTAAACCCTGTGCTATTTATAACATACGAATAGCTTATAAAAAATTTATAGAAAAAATCTTTTCTGATTCTGCTTATCTAAATCCTATATATTTAAAATAA
- a CDS encoding transcriptional regulator, producing MANTAKDRVIVLKNGDNDDIRLDYNLLRKAVLTLRAVNHKLRKQIIKLLEEHDRLTVTEIYVKLRLEQSVASQHLAILRRAGVVRTDRDGKYIHYSLNRPRIAEVSALVEELAQ from the coding sequence ATGGCAAACACAGCAAAGGACAGAGTAATCGTTTTGAAAAATGGCGACAATGATGACATTCGCTTAGATTACAATCTATTAAGAAAAGCAGTTTTAACATTGAGAGCTGTTAATCACAAATTAAGAAAACAGATTATTAAATTATTAGAGGAGCATGACAGACTTACTGTTACTGAAATCTATGTAAAACTTAGGTTAGAGCAATCTGTTGCCTCTCAGCATCTGGCAATTTTAAGAAGAGCCGGTGTTGTTAGAACAGATAGAGATGGAAAATACATCCATTACTCTTTAAACAGACCTAGAATTGCAGAAGTTTCAGCATTAGTTGAAGAACTTGCTCAATAA
- a CDS encoding transcriptional regulator, with translation MTRDNKHPNIQIDATNLNYCSDIMRAISHPLRLKILSFIDNEKKTNVNKIYNTLKLEQSITSQHLKILRDNELVISEREGKYIFYRINYEKIIHVNTVINQFYQK, from the coding sequence ATGACACGAGATAACAAGCACCCCAATATTCAAATAGATGCTACTAATCTTAATTATTGCTCGGATATTATGCGTGCAATATCTCATCCTCTAAGACTCAAAATACTTAGTTTTATTGATAATGAAAAGAAAACCAACGTCAATAAAATATATAACACACTCAAGTTAGAGCAGTCTATAACATCCCAACACTTAAAAATTTTAAGAGATAATGAGTTAGTTATTTCTGAAAGAGAAGGTAAGTATATTTTTTACCGTATTAATTACGAGAAAATAATTCATGTAAATACAGTAATTAATCAATTTTACCAAAAGTAA
- a CDS encoding nicotinate-nucleotide adenylyltransferase — MKVGLFFGTFNPIHIGHLIIANYFVENSHIDKVWFVVTPQNPFKQKSSLLNEYERLKMVETAIEDNERLSVSNVEFMLKKPSYTIDTLTKLTEMFPKYEFSLIMGGDNLDSFHKWKNYETILKYYHLLVYRREGFDLNEWKKHPKVTILDVPLLNISASLIRNMIKEEKSVKYLIPDKVNNYIEKNSLYR; from the coding sequence TTGAAAGTAGGTCTTTTCTTTGGTACTTTTAATCCTATTCATATAGGGCATCTAATAATCGCTAACTATTTTGTAGAAAATAGTCATATAGATAAAGTATGGTTTGTCGTAACGCCACAAAACCCTTTTAAACAAAAATCTTCTCTCTTAAATGAATACGAACGCCTAAAAATGGTCGAAACAGCTATAGAAGATAATGAAAGATTGTCTGTAAGTAATGTAGAGTTTATGTTAAAAAAACCATCTTACACTATAGATACACTTACTAAACTGACGGAAATGTTTCCAAAGTATGAATTTAGTTTAATCATGGGTGGTGATAACTTAGATTCATTCCATAAGTGGAAAAACTATGAGACTATCTTAAAATACTATCATTTATTAGTTTACCGAAGAGAGGGTTTTGATTTAAATGAGTGGAAAAAACATCCTAAAGTTACCATCCTCGATGTCCCGCTACTCAACATATCAGCCAGTTTAATTAGAAACATGATTAAAGAAGAAAAATCTGTTAAATACCTTATACCCGACAAGGTAAATAACTACATAGAAAAAAATAGTTTATACCGGTAA
- a CDS encoding aminopeptidase: MQSIYNKYAQLLTHYCLQIEKNEKVFIRSTYLSEPLLQEIEKEILLAGGIPEFTVDFNEKERIFFENAEEHQLKHTPFIMEHVMSNFDAYLAIRAPFNLRDMQNIDSEKKKIFSATMKPVMQNYSRRTADGQMKRSLCQFPTLASAQDAGMSLSEYEKFVYGACFLFEEDPVKEWLQVRKDQQTIVDYLNKCNSIHYKSDKMDIQFSTKGRTWINSDGRNNMPSGEVFTSPVEDSGNGYVSFDFPAVYGGHEVENVRLEVKNGEVVKWSAEKGKKILDEVFDMPGARFFGEIAIGTNYHIDRFTRNILFDEKIGGTVHMAVGQSYFQSGGKNESSVHWDMISGMEDNGEIYADGTLIYKGSKFII; encoded by the coding sequence ATGCAATCTATTTATAATAAATATGCTCAGTTATTAACTCATTATTGTTTACAGATAGAAAAGAACGAAAAAGTTTTTATTCGCTCAACTTATCTTTCTGAACCTCTTCTGCAAGAGATAGAGAAAGAAATTTTACTAGCCGGTGGAATTCCTGAGTTTACCGTAGATTTTAATGAAAAAGAGAGAATTTTTTTCGAAAATGCTGAAGAACATCAACTAAAACATACTCCTTTTATTATGGAGCATGTAATGAGTAATTTTGATGCATACCTCGCTATAAGAGCTCCTTTTAATTTACGCGATATGCAAAATATTGATTCTGAGAAAAAAAAGATTTTTTCTGCTACAATGAAGCCTGTTATGCAAAATTACAGCAGACGTACAGCAGACGGGCAAATGAAAAGATCGCTTTGTCAATTTCCTACACTAGCTTCTGCGCAGGATGCCGGAATGTCGCTTAGTGAGTATGAAAAGTTTGTTTACGGTGCTTGTTTTCTTTTTGAAGAAGACCCTGTAAAAGAATGGTTACAGGTAAGAAAAGATCAACAAACAATTGTTGATTATCTGAATAAATGCAATTCCATACATTACAAAAGTGATAAAATGGATATTCAATTCAGCACGAAAGGAAGAACCTGGATAAACTCAGATGGAAGAAATAATATGCCTTCAGGAGAAGTGTTTACTTCACCGGTTGAAGATTCCGGGAATGGCTATGTAAGCTTTGATTTCCCGGCAGTATACGGTGGCCACGAAGTTGAAAATGTAAGACTTGAAGTGAAAAATGGTGAAGTTGTTAAATGGTCCGCTGAAAAGGGAAAGAAAATACTGGATGAAGTTTTTGATATGCCGGGAGCCCGCTTTTTTGGAGAAATTGCTATAGGCACTAATTATCACATAGACCGCTTCACCAGAAATATACTTTTTGATGAAAAAATAGGCGGCACTGTTCATATGGCTGTTGGACAATCATATTTTCAATCGGGAGGAAAAAATGAATCCTCTGTACATTGGGATATGATATCCGGAATGGAAGATAATGGTGAAATTTATGCTGACGGAACCCTTATATACAAGGGTAGTAAATTTATAATTTAA
- a CDS encoding 2OG-Fe(II) oxygenase produces the protein MKNEINQFENIADELANNGFAVCDDFISKKHTDDLLGIMNDEEMKFKKAGIGTQDNFQLNTSIRGDYIKWIQYKNAAPATKEYLSKILQLMDYINKTCFLGLKDFESHYTRYPTGTFYKRHIDQLKFNDHRRLTFILYLNKSWIQGDGGELRIYQKNNTFTNIEPVGGRFVCFRSELLEHEVLECKKDRLSITGWMLNELESLKFLK, from the coding sequence ATGAAAAACGAGATAAATCAGTTTGAAAATATTGCTGATGAGTTAGCAAACAATGGCTTTGCCGTATGTGATGACTTTATTAGTAAAAAACATACAGATGATTTGCTCGGTATTATGAATGATGAAGAGATGAAATTTAAAAAAGCCGGCATAGGTACTCAGGATAATTTTCAATTAAATACTTCAATAAGGGGCGATTATATTAAGTGGATTCAATACAAAAATGCAGCGCCTGCAACAAAAGAATATTTGAGTAAGATATTGCAACTTATGGATTATATTAACAAAACCTGTTTTCTGGGATTAAAAGATTTTGAATCACATTATACCAGATATCCCACCGGCACTTTTTACAAAAGACATATTGATCAGCTGAAATTTAATGATCACAGAAGGTTAACATTTATACTATACCTTAATAAAAGTTGGATTCAGGGTGATGGGGGAGAGTTGAGGATTTATCAAAAAAATAATACATTTACAAATATAGAGCCTGTTGGTGGTAGATTTGTCTGTTTTAGAAGTGAATTACTTGAGCATGAGGTTTTAGAATGTAAAAAAGACAGATTAAGCATAACGGGTTGGATGCTAAATGAACTTGAATCATTAAAGTTTTTAAAATAA
- a CDS encoding OmpA family protein, which translates to MRFYQFVLFFLFVSFINPDFSFSNEKSDYLRKANNALKLQDIYSAADAFESAWKIDTADYELAEKIARLHFSARDYQSAKKFYEFLFNNAKNTFPAIGFYYGRVLKMNNHCDKAISVLTEIRDSYRGENQRFYRNLATNEIKGCLLFDTLAAAPYTVKEPGSSVNNPYSNISPLWWGSDTLLFSTLFTDTVITVDINQPAGHRLQFYMSVFENNQWQEAELTEFFNDINYHTANGAFSSDNKSFYFTKCREDKNMRILCAIYRSDFVNNSWQEAVKLPSEVNNSRYNQTQPAIGLNSRGMEVLYFVSDRSGGRGGNDIWFSLINRDGTYRDAINAGPVINTEADEQTPWYDSENAKLYFSSNGHPGLGGFDVFYSEGDMRRWSEPVNMGKPINSAQDDMYFQWKDSLENMALIVSNRPGETISLRGPTCCDNIYFLEKDTSFRIYVKGRVYDIDDRTKSPLSPSPVSLHQFNSDIILKKDTTIGINPYFFTVDEKTNYTVRASHEGYLSGSSDFSTIGMENRDTLVVDVFLRKLEIGKAYRLENVYYDFDKWDLRPESKETLDTLLRIMNENPNIIVELSSHTDQRGSEAYNNVLSQRRAESCMRYLIQQGIDRERLRARGYGKARILEDCSIYPDCPMDSEEDCPCHQFNRRTEFTVIGELDGELLYDDVRYGE; encoded by the coding sequence ATGAGATTTTATCAGTTTGTATTATTTTTTCTATTCGTTAGCTTTATTAATCCGGACTTTTCTTTTTCTAATGAAAAATCAGATTATTTAAGGAAAGCAAATAATGCGCTGAAATTACAGGACATTTACTCAGCTGCTGATGCATTTGAATCTGCCTGGAAGATTGATACAGCTGATTATGAGTTAGCAGAGAAAATTGCCCGCCTTCACTTTAGTGCACGTGATTACCAATCAGCAAAAAAGTTTTATGAATTTTTATTCAACAATGCTAAGAATACCTTTCCCGCTATTGGTTTCTATTATGGCAGAGTTTTAAAGATGAACAACCATTGTGATAAAGCGATTTCTGTATTAACTGAAATTCGCGATTCTTACAGAGGTGAAAATCAAAGATTCTATCGAAATTTAGCTACTAATGAAATTAAAGGATGCCTTTTATTTGATACTTTAGCTGCCGCTCCTTATACTGTCAAAGAACCGGGAAGCTCAGTAAATAATCCTTACAGTAATATTTCACCGTTATGGTGGGGTTCAGATACTCTACTTTTTTCAACACTTTTTACGGATACCGTAATTACTGTGGATATAAATCAACCCGCCGGCCACCGATTGCAGTTTTATATGTCTGTTTTTGAGAATAATCAATGGCAGGAAGCTGAACTAACTGAGTTTTTTAATGACATAAATTACCATACGGCAAACGGTGCTTTTTCATCAGACAATAAAAGCTTCTATTTTACAAAATGCCGGGAAGATAAAAACATGCGCATTCTATGTGCTATATACAGGTCTGACTTTGTAAATAACTCTTGGCAGGAGGCTGTAAAGCTACCATCTGAAGTAAATAACAGCAGATATAATCAAACCCAACCGGCCATAGGCCTTAATAGCCGCGGAATGGAAGTGTTGTATTTTGTCTCTGACAGAAGCGGCGGCAGAGGTGGAAACGACATTTGGTTTTCATTAATAAACAGAGACGGCACATACAGAGACGCTATTAATGCCGGTCCTGTAATTAATACCGAAGCAGACGAGCAAACCCCCTGGTATGACTCCGAAAACGCAAAGCTGTATTTTAGCAGTAACGGACATCCCGGCTTAGGTGGATTTGATGTTTTCTACTCCGAGGGAGATATGAGAAGATGGAGCGAACCGGTAAATATGGGAAAGCCCATAAATTCAGCTCAGGATGATATGTATTTTCAATGGAAAGACAGCCTGGAAAACATGGCTTTGATTGTTTCAAACAGACCGGGTGAAACTATTTCTTTAAGAGGGCCAACCTGCTGCGACAATATTTATTTTTTAGAAAAAGATACCAGCTTTCGGATTTATGTAAAAGGAAGAGTTTATGATATTGATGACCGCACAAAGTCACCCTTATCACCTTCACCGGTTAGTTTGCATCAATTCAATAGTGATATTATCTTAAAAAAGGATACTACCATCGGGATAAACCCTTATTTTTTTACAGTTGACGAAAAAACTAATTATACCGTAAGGGCTTCTCATGAAGGATATTTAAGCGGATCTTCAGATTTTTCAACAATTGGTATGGAAAACAGAGATACTCTGGTAGTAGATGTTTTTCTGCGAAAGCTGGAAATAGGGAAAGCTTATCGCCTGGAAAATGTCTATTATGATTTTGATAAATGGGATTTACGTCCTGAATCCAAAGAAACACTTGACACTCTTTTAAGGATAATGAATGAAAACCCCAATATAATTGTAGAGCTATCTTCTCATACTGACCAAAGAGGAAGTGAAGCATATAATAATGTATTGTCGCAAAGAAGGGCAGAAAGCTGTATGCGTTACTTAATTCAGCAGGGGATAGACAGAGAAAGGCTCAGAGCCCGCGGATATGGAAAAGCCCGAATTTTGGAAGATTGCAGCATCTATCCTGATTGCCCAATGGATAGCGAAGAGGATTGCCCGTGTCATCAATTTAACAGAAGAACAGAATTTACAGTAATAGGGGAATTAGATGGCGAATTACTTTATGACGATGTTCGATATGGTGAATAA
- a CDS encoding heme A synthase, producing the protein MKNNIKSKGPNRVIGIWLMIGVLMIFIQIIVGGITRLTGSGLSITEWDIVLGTIPPLTDSKWVEEFEKYRSTPQYEQINKGMSLSEFKFIYWWEYIHRFWARLMGLVFIIPFLFFVYKKWIDSKLMKQLLTVVVLAGIVASFGWVMVASGLQDKPWVSPYKLVMHLSLALVTFGYLLWISMPFWFKKIEQPMSGFYKKSKKLLIILLVAVSVQIVLGGLMSGMRAALFYPTFPLMHSSYIPPEILQAENWTISSFSHWYEGTFAVAAVQFFHRNLGYLITAFVIFIAVMVFRKSTDKRLSLGVSVLVFVTLTQVLLGIITLLLSVGNIPVSWGVIHQGVAVILLAVIFYLIYILSHVEEKSVKLN; encoded by the coding sequence ATGAAAAACAATATCAAATCTAAAGGACCCAACAGGGTTATCGGCATCTGGTTAATGATCGGAGTGCTTATGATTTTTATACAAATCATCGTAGGGGGAATTACTCGTCTGACAGGAAGTGGTCTTTCAATCACTGAATGGGATATAGTTCTGGGTACTATTCCCCCCTTGACAGATAGCAAATGGGTGGAAGAGTTTGAAAAATACCGGTCTACGCCTCAGTATGAACAAATAAATAAGGGTATGTCACTGAGTGAATTCAAGTTTATTTATTGGTGGGAGTATATTCATCGTTTCTGGGCGAGATTAATGGGCTTGGTATTTATAATACCGTTTTTGTTCTTTGTTTATAAAAAATGGATTGACAGCAAGCTTATGAAACAACTGTTAACAGTGGTTGTGTTAGCCGGTATAGTAGCTTCATTTGGTTGGGTAATGGTTGCCAGCGGACTTCAGGACAAACCCTGGGTGAGTCCATATAAATTGGTAATGCATTTATCACTTGCTTTAGTTACTTTTGGGTATTTGCTGTGGATAAGTATGCCTTTTTGGTTTAAAAAAATTGAGCAACCCATGTCCGGATTTTACAAAAAAAGCAAAAAACTACTTATCATTTTGTTGGTGGCTGTTAGTGTGCAAATTGTTTTGGGTGGATTAATGTCAGGTATGCGTGCAGCACTTTTTTATCCAACTTTTCCATTAATGCACTCCTCCTATATTCCTCCGGAAATCCTACAAGCTGAAAATTGGACTATATCATCCTTTAGTCATTGGTATGAAGGCACTTTTGCGGTAGCCGCAGTACAGTTTTTTCATAGAAATTTAGGATACCTGATTACTGCATTTGTGATTTTTATTGCGGTAATGGTTTTTAGAAAATCTACTGATAAACGCTTAAGCCTGGGTGTCTCAGTTTTAGTATTTGTGACTTTAACACAGGTTCTTTTAGGCATTATTACTCTTTTGCTTTCCGTTGGAAATATTCCGGTAAGCTGGGGAGTCATTCATCAGGGTGTGGCAGTAATTTTATTGGCCGTCATTTTTTACCTGATTTATATATTGAGTCATGTGGAAGAGAAAAGTGTAAAGTTAAATTGA
- a CDS encoding glycine--tRNA ligase, whose protein sequence is MKTDSEQFKKIISHAKEYGFVYPSSDIYDGLSAVYDYGPYGSLLKQNIREYWWKSMVQMHENIVGLDAAIFMHPTTWKASGHTDNFNDPMIDNKDSKKRYRVDTLLEEKAEQLIKKGKSEKAEKLLKDLNECLTNEDMSALYELVIESEVVCPVSGSRNWTSVRQFNLMFATQMGSVADDADMVYLRPETAQGIFVNYLNVQKTARMKIPFGIAQTGKAFRNEIVARQFIFRTKEFEQMEMQFFVRPGEEMKWFDYWKEKRMKWHKSLGFPEKLYRFHKHEKLAHYANAAVDIEFEFPFGFREIEGIHSRTDFDLSKHQEFSGKKLQYFDPEVNKNYIPYVVETSIGLDRMFLSIFSHALTHEKLENDTERVVLKIPAALAPVKVALLPLTKKDGLPEKAREIFSKLRFDMICRYDEKDAIGKRYRRQDAIGTPYCITIDHQSLEDNSVTIRERDSMQQERIPIDKVQQIIIEKTSLNNLLSSI, encoded by the coding sequence ATGAAGACAGACAGCGAACAGTTTAAAAAAATTATTTCTCATGCTAAAGAGTATGGATTTGTTTACCCTTCAAGTGATATTTACGATGGCTTAAGTGCGGTTTATGACTATGGACCTTACGGTAGTTTATTAAAACAAAATATACGTGAGTATTGGTGGAAGTCAATGGTTCAGATGCATGAAAATATTGTTGGACTTGATGCCGCCATTTTCATGCACCCCACAACCTGGAAAGCTTCCGGACATACAGATAATTTCAATGACCCGATGATTGACAATAAAGATTCTAAGAAAAGGTATCGGGTTGATACTTTGCTGGAAGAAAAAGCTGAACAACTTATTAAAAAGGGTAAGTCAGAAAAAGCTGAAAAACTTTTAAAAGATTTAAATGAATGTCTAACCAATGAAGATATGTCAGCACTCTATGAGCTGGTAATTGAAAGCGAAGTTGTTTGCCCGGTATCCGGGAGCAGAAATTGGACTTCGGTAAGACAATTTAACTTGATGTTTGCCACACAAATGGGTTCTGTAGCAGATGATGCAGACATGGTTTACTTAAGACCGGAAACAGCTCAGGGTATTTTTGTAAATTACCTGAATGTTCAAAAAACGGCACGAATGAAAATCCCTTTTGGAATTGCTCAAACCGGGAAGGCTTTCAGAAATGAAATTGTTGCAAGACAGTTTATTTTCCGAACAAAAGAGTTTGAACAAATGGAAATGCAGTTTTTTGTACGTCCGGGTGAAGAAATGAAATGGTTTGATTACTGGAAAGAAAAAAGAATGAAATGGCATAAATCACTTGGCTTTCCTGAAAAATTATATCGTTTTCATAAGCATGAAAAACTGGCGCACTATGCAAATGCTGCGGTTGATATTGAATTTGAATTTCCTTTCGGTTTTAGAGAGATTGAAGGCATTCATTCAAGAACCGACTTTGATTTATCTAAACATCAGGAGTTTTCCGGAAAGAAGTTGCAATATTTTGACCCTGAAGTCAATAAAAATTACATTCCTTATGTTGTAGAAACTTCTATAGGGCTTGACAGAATGTTTTTAAGTATTTTCAGCCATGCATTAACACACGAAAAGCTGGAAAACGATACCGAAAGAGTTGTGCTTAAAATTCCGGCCGCTCTTGCCCCCGTAAAAGTCGCCTTACTGCCTTTAACAAAAAAAGACGGATTGCCGGAAAAAGCCAGAGAGATATTCAGTAAACTTCGTTTTGACATGATTTGTCGTTATGATGAAAAAGATGCAATCGGAAAAAGATATAGAAGGCAGGACGCAATCGGAACACCTTATTGTATAACCATCGACCACCAAAGTCTTGAAGATAATTCTGTAACTATTCGCGAGAGAGACAGCATGCAGCAGGAAAGAATCCCTATTGATAAGGTTCAACAGATCATTATCGAAAAAACTAGTCTGAATAATTTGTTATCTTCTATATAG